One genomic window of Blastopirellula retiformator includes the following:
- a CDS encoding PDZ domain-containing protein, giving the protein MRPSLLYISFVLLLFVACDIFAQDPAESTPAAQPTPQQPEMSAAEVRRLIAKLDSERFLIREDATEKLSHAGPEAIDELTAAVASGSLEKSIRCIHILKRFTLGDDINAEIAATERLELIAASGNDGVSQYAQDTLNRVATLQEERSRRVLRSLGMKFSEYMPAPGFVDPSRGPSVTIDETYKGGPKELYYLRQLRFIEDVQMSGEKITAEYLKQVALMENVRLLTLKETPNVDGDALAALGPLLHQLENIRLYYLPVGDQVIPMFGKMGRLIKAELYGTELSDKGKAELFAQFGNDPRRMDIRNGAFLGVQGQTIAESPCTVQDVPREGSAFAAGVKRGDVIQQVDGQDVPHFTALTEVLRDKDVGDKIKMKILRDNQPIELTVTLGKWPMRPEYVNR; this is encoded by the coding sequence TTGAGACCGTCTCTCCTCTATATCTCGTTTGTGTTGCTGCTGTTTGTCGCCTGCGATATTTTCGCGCAAGACCCGGCCGAATCGACGCCAGCCGCCCAGCCAACGCCCCAGCAGCCCGAAATGTCGGCCGCCGAGGTGCGCCGTTTGATCGCGAAGCTCGATTCCGAGCGGTTTTTGATTCGCGAAGATGCGACCGAAAAATTGTCGCACGCCGGGCCAGAAGCGATCGACGAGCTGACCGCGGCGGTCGCCAGCGGCAGTCTCGAAAAGTCGATCCGCTGCATCCACATATTGAAACGCTTTACGCTGGGAGACGACATCAACGCCGAGATCGCCGCGACCGAGCGGCTGGAGTTGATCGCGGCGTCGGGCAATGACGGCGTATCGCAATACGCCCAGGATACGCTCAACCGGGTGGCGACGCTGCAAGAAGAACGCTCGCGGCGGGTGCTGCGGAGTCTGGGGATGAAGTTCAGCGAGTACATGCCGGCGCCGGGCTTTGTCGATCCGTCGCGGGGGCCGAGCGTCACGATTGACGAAACCTACAAGGGCGGCCCCAAAGAGCTTTACTATCTGCGGCAGCTGCGGTTTATCGAAGATGTGCAGATGTCGGGCGAGAAGATCACCGCCGAGTACCTGAAGCAGGTCGCTTTGATGGAAAACGTGCGGCTGCTGACGCTGAAAGAAACGCCCAACGTCGATGGCGACGCGCTCGCCGCGCTCGGCCCATTGTTGCACCAACTCGAAAACATCCGGCTCTACTATCTGCCGGTTGGCGATCAGGTGATCCCGATGTTTGGCAAGATGGGACGGCTGATCAAAGCCGAACTGTATGGGACCGAGCTTTCGGACAAAGGCAAGGCTGAGTTGTTCGCCCAGTTTGGGAATGATCCGCGGCGGATGGATATCCGCAACGGCGCCTTCTTGGGAGTGCAGGGGCAAACGATCGCCGAATCGCCTTGCACGGTGCAAGACGTACCGCGCGAAGGAAGCGCCTTCGCGGCCGGCGTCAAGCGAGGCGATGTGATCCAGCAGGTCGACGGCCAAGACGTTCCGCACTTCACGGCGCTGACCGAGGTCCTGCGGGACAAGGACGTCGGGGACAAGATCAAAATGAAGATCCTCCGCGACAACCAGCCGATCGAATTGACGGTGACGTTGGGCAAATGGCCGATGCGTCCCGAGTACGTGAACCGCTAG
- a CDS encoding sodium:calcium antiporter, whose translation MAQFLGLAIVIVFAGSFMTKAADVIGEKSGLGSSLAGLVLLAAATSLPEFAININAVQLPDYATGVDLAMGNILGSSLFNLLILGIIDLAFRAKQPMFTSVSAAHALSALASIALTAILLLFFMLHHQQQIGVPLSVGWIGAGSLGVGLFYLFSLRLIYLDQQVAAKLEAPLVAEAQENKMSLTRAIATYLIATIVIFVAARYLSIVADRVATVTGLGGSFVGSTFLALTTSLPEMVTTVVAVRMGASDMAIGNILGSNAFNIAIVLPVDAFYTRGAILADASGVHAVTAGAVIFVTCVATMGILYRADRRYMLVEPDALLVVLLVLASLYLIYRLTNGEVEAAEPRAPAAIEETSLRWGPRLTVG comes from the coding sequence ATGGCCCAGTTTCTGGGTTTGGCGATCGTGATCGTTTTCGCCGGCAGCTTCATGACCAAAGCGGCCGACGTCATCGGCGAGAAGTCGGGACTCGGCAGCTCGCTGGCCGGGCTCGTGCTGTTGGCGGCGGCGACCAGCCTGCCCGAGTTCGCCATCAACATCAACGCAGTGCAACTGCCCGACTACGCCACCGGCGTCGATCTGGCGATGGGCAACATCCTCGGCAGTTCGCTCTTCAACCTGCTGATCCTCGGCATCATCGACCTGGCGTTTCGCGCTAAGCAGCCGATGTTCACCTCGGTCTCGGCGGCTCACGCCCTCTCTGCGCTGGCCAGCATCGCGCTGACGGCGATCTTGCTCCTCTTCTTTATGCTGCACCATCAGCAACAAATCGGCGTTCCGCTGTCGGTCGGTTGGATTGGCGCCGGATCGCTGGGCGTCGGGCTGTTTTACCTGTTCTCGCTACGGCTGATTTATTTGGATCAGCAGGTCGCCGCCAAGTTGGAAGCGCCGCTCGTGGCAGAGGCGCAGGAAAACAAGATGTCGCTCACTCGCGCGATCGCGACCTACCTGATTGCGACCATCGTGATCTTTGTCGCCGCTCGCTATCTATCGATCGTCGCCGATCGCGTGGCGACGGTTACCGGCCTGGGGGGCAGTTTCGTCGGCAGCACGTTCCTCGCTTTGACGACCAGCCTGCCCGAGATGGTCACGACGGTGGTCGCCGTGCGGATGGGCGCTTCCGATATGGCGATCGGCAATATCCTCGGCAGCAACGCCTTTAACATCGCCATTGTGTTGCCGGTCGATGCGTTCTATACCCGCGGCGCGATCTTGGCCGACGCCAGCGGCGTGCATGCGGTGACGGCCGGCGCGGTGATCTTCGTCACCTGCGTCGCAACGATGGGCATTCTCTATCGCGCGGACCGGCGTTACATGCTGGTCGAACCTGACGCGCTGCTGGTCGTGCTGCTGGTACTCGCTTCGCTCTACTTGATCTATCGGCTGACCAATGGCGAAGTTGAAGCGGCCGAGCCAAGAGCGCCCGCCGCGATCGAAGAAACCTCGCTCCGCTGGGGCCCACGCTTAACTGTCGGTTGA
- a CDS encoding M90 metallopeptidase family protein: MIVSLVVCALLAAETEEKPAAPEPITAYHLTNYEGWDVYVNKRLLREEKELGDQATRLLQDKLREICRLVPRRPLTELQKAPIWLEVDDDKFDPCACYHPSADWLRKNGFLDKKAKSVEISSAQKFIDWSKEQPFMLLHELAHSYHDRVFGYDDAAIKAAYDRAKQSGQYEKVLRYNGKEERHYALQNPMEYFAEGTEAYFGTNDYYPFVNAELKRHDPQLHKLLGEIWRDE, translated from the coding sequence ATGATCGTATCGCTTGTCGTTTGCGCCCTGTTGGCCGCCGAAACGGAGGAGAAACCTGCCGCGCCGGAGCCGATCACCGCCTACCACCTGACGAACTACGAGGGGTGGGACGTCTACGTCAACAAACGCCTGCTCCGCGAAGAGAAAGAGTTGGGCGACCAGGCGACTCGCCTGTTGCAGGACAAGCTGCGCGAAATCTGTCGCCTGGTCCCGCGGCGTCCGCTGACCGAACTCCAGAAAGCGCCAATCTGGCTGGAGGTCGACGACGACAAGTTTGATCCTTGCGCCTGCTACCACCCATCGGCCGACTGGCTCCGCAAGAACGGCTTTCTCGACAAGAAGGCGAAGTCGGTCGAGATCTCCAGCGCCCAGAAATTTATCGACTGGTCCAAAGAACAGCCCTTCATGCTGCTGCACGAACTGGCCCATAGCTATCACGACCGCGTCTTTGGCTACGACGACGCCGCCATCAAAGCGGCCTATGACCGCGCCAAACAAAGCGGCCAGTACGAGAAGGTCCTCCGCTACAACGGCAAAGAAGAACGGCACTACGCGCTGCAGAACCCGATGGAGTACTTCGCCGAAGGAACCGAAGCGTACTTCGGTACCAACGATTACTACCCGTTCGTCAACGCCGAGCTGAAGCGACACGATCCGCAGTTGCACAAACTGCTGGGCGAAATCTGGCGCGATGAGTAA
- the pyrE gene encoding orotate phosphoribosyltransferase codes for MKYDKAKLIEIVRQKGLQFGDFTLASGKKASYYMDCRKVTLDSEGALQVALGILEMMEGDLPDAVGGMAIGADPITAAVITMAAVEQKTLAGFIVRKEAKAHGTGRDVEGPVSPGQTCVIVEDVVTTGGSSLQAIEKVKTAGLEVREVIAIVDRLEGGAEAFAAAGYKLRTLLTVKDFGIEPPQK; via the coding sequence ATGAAATACGACAAAGCGAAACTCATCGAGATTGTACGTCAAAAGGGGCTTCAGTTCGGCGATTTTACGCTGGCCTCTGGCAAAAAAGCTTCCTACTACATGGATTGCCGCAAGGTGACCCTCGATAGCGAGGGGGCGCTGCAAGTGGCGCTGGGAATCCTGGAGATGATGGAAGGCGATCTGCCGGACGCCGTCGGCGGCATGGCGATCGGCGCCGATCCGATCACCGCGGCGGTCATCACGATGGCGGCGGTTGAGCAAAAAACGTTGGCCGGATTCATCGTCCGTAAGGAAGCGAAAGCGCACGGCACCGGACGCGACGTCGAAGGACCGGTCTCGCCGGGACAAACCTGCGTGATCGTCGAAGACGTCGTTACGACCGGCGGCAGCTCGCTGCAGGCGATCGAAAAGGTCAAAACGGCCGGGCTGGAAGTTCGCGAAGTGATCGCGATCGTCGATCGGTTGGAAGGGGGCGCCGAGGCGTTCGCCGCCGCCGGTTACAAGCTGCGGACGCTACTGACGGTCAAGGACTTTGGAATCGAACCGCCGCAGAAATAA
- a CDS encoding (2Fe-2S)-binding protein: protein MQPDDELCLCFHVTKRKVVNFLRIEKPRRVGQLSECFGAGTGCGWCRPFLQRLFDQAVAAGETSDELPTPEEYAAMRASYISEGKGKPPGGSPA, encoded by the coding sequence ATGCAGCCTGATGACGAACTTTGCCTTTGCTTTCATGTGACGAAACGCAAAGTGGTCAACTTCCTGCGGATTGAAAAACCGCGACGCGTCGGGCAGTTAAGCGAGTGTTTTGGCGCAGGGACTGGCTGCGGTTGGTGCCGTCCCTTCTTGCAGCGGCTTTTTGATCAAGCGGTCGCTGCGGGAGAAACCAGCGACGAACTGCCGACGCCTGAGGAATACGCCGCCATGCGCGCCAGCTATATCAGCGAGGGCAAAGGAAAGCCGCCTGGCGGCTCACCAGCTTAG
- a CDS encoding STAS domain-containing protein — MVNILRKREVTVIEFGNEYDSLDETNLGKTSQQLIEVAKHADPPLVIFDLTSTRYFGSYFIQFLIRTWKLVKKRNGRLVLVGLDDPCLSVLRRSKIDSLWERFATTDEAVANLLGEAS, encoded by the coding sequence ATGGTTAACATCCTAAGGAAACGTGAAGTCACCGTCATTGAGTTCGGCAATGAGTACGACAGTCTCGACGAAACCAATCTTGGCAAGACCTCACAGCAGCTAATCGAAGTTGCAAAACATGCGGACCCGCCGTTGGTCATCTTTGACCTCACGTCGACCCGCTACTTCGGCTCGTATTTCATCCAGTTCTTAATTCGAACCTGGAAGCTGGTGAAGAAGAGGAACGGCCGTTTAGTATTGGTCGGCCTGGACGATCCTTGCTTGAGCGTGCTACGTCGCTCGAAGATCGATTCGCTTTGGGAGCGATTTGCGACCACCGACGAAGCGGTCGCCAATCTCCTCGGGGAAGCTTCGTAG
- a CDS encoding LOG family protein, translating to MTNTDDEAANSAKQAEGDAVARRAVITADALIQQIRDTADKLAADESSRGDLKILSRSLRELRYAFKVFAPYRHRRKVTVFGSARTPEDAPSFQAALEFGKKIAEKNWLVITGAASGIMEAGHLGAGRENSMGLNIMLPFEQDANEVILGDEKLVHMKYFFTRKLMFVKECDAVVCFAGGFGTLDEAFEVLTLLQTGKREMCPVVLVDEPGGYYWKRFHEFMLDPLLKQRLISPEDLAIYKVTDNCDEAIEETLGFYRNYHSMRFVRDKLVLRIQEAPSPELFEQIQTEFQDILVRGQFKLSDPLPHESDQPDLAPLPRLVFEFNRRSLGRFRMLIDCLNQQSIEPALREFPEP from the coding sequence ATGACCAATACTGATGACGAAGCTGCTAATTCGGCGAAGCAAGCGGAGGGGGACGCGGTCGCCCGCCGTGCCGTGATCACCGCCGATGCGCTAATCCAGCAAATACGGGATACCGCGGATAAATTAGCGGCCGACGAATCTTCACGGGGCGACCTAAAAATTCTGAGTCGTTCGCTCCGAGAGCTGCGTTACGCCTTCAAAGTTTTCGCGCCGTATCGTCATCGCCGTAAGGTGACCGTCTTCGGATCGGCCCGCACGCCGGAAGACGCTCCAAGTTTTCAAGCCGCGCTCGAATTTGGCAAGAAGATCGCCGAGAAAAATTGGCTGGTCATCACCGGTGCGGCCAGCGGGATTATGGAAGCGGGACATCTGGGCGCCGGCCGTGAGAACTCGATGGGGCTGAATATCATGCTTCCCTTCGAGCAGGACGCCAACGAGGTGATCCTGGGGGACGAGAAGCTCGTCCACATGAAGTACTTCTTCACCCGTAAGTTGATGTTCGTCAAAGAGTGCGACGCGGTCGTCTGTTTCGCCGGCGGTTTTGGTACGCTGGACGAAGCGTTTGAAGTGCTGACGCTGTTGCAAACCGGCAAGCGCGAAATGTGCCCGGTTGTGCTGGTCGACGAGCCGGGCGGCTACTACTGGAAACGGTTCCACGAGTTCATGCTCGATCCGCTGCTGAAGCAGCGTTTGATTTCGCCCGAAGACCTGGCGATCTACAAGGTGACCGACAATTGCGACGAGGCGATCGAGGAGACGCTCGGTTTTTATCGCAACTACCACAGCATGCGGTTCGTGCGCGACAAGCTGGTGCTGCGAATTCAGGAAGCTCCGTCGCCTGAATTATTTGAACAGATTCAGACCGAGTTCCAGGACATTCTGGTGCGTGGCCAGTTCAAATTGAGCGATCCGCTGCCGCACGAAAGCGACCAGCCCGACCTGGCGCCGCTGCCGCGACTGGTATTCGAGTTCAACCGCCGCAGCCTAGGGCGGTTCCGGATGTTGATCGATTGTTTGAATCAGCAGTCGATCGAGCCGGCGCTGCGCGAGTTCCCCGAACCGTAA
- a CDS encoding DUF2617 family protein has translation MLSIRPKVAELVFQLYSRSLHPELFEIYKSRTIQRGGYTLKLDITSVGHIITWRYEGMTLTEVCASAHQPLPQRRRVIAYQLKGRRVDKLDCHGGVGYKAEFELEPVTPKLFRMCQRELSYDPKQGLVHQFDSSGRMNFGALSYINAETRSRSVFIQAFHTFPDDNAIVKTESYFQLP, from the coding sequence GTGCTATCGATTCGTCCCAAAGTCGCAGAGCTGGTTTTCCAACTCTACAGTCGTTCGCTCCACCCCGAGTTGTTCGAGATCTACAAGTCTCGCACGATTCAGCGCGGCGGCTACACTTTGAAGCTCGATATCACCAGCGTCGGTCACATCATCACCTGGCGGTACGAAGGGATGACGCTGACTGAAGTCTGCGCCAGCGCCCATCAGCCGCTGCCGCAACGTCGCCGCGTGATCGCTTATCAGCTGAAAGGCCGCCGCGTTGACAAGCTCGATTGCCATGGCGGCGTCGGCTACAAGGCGGAGTTCGAGCTCGAACCGGTCACGCCGAAACTCTTTCGCATGTGCCAACGCGAACTGTCGTACGATCCCAAACAAGGACTCGTCCACCAGTTCGACTCCAGCGGCCGCATGAACTTCGGCGCCCTCAGCTACATCAACGCCGAGACCCGCAGCCGCAGCGTCTTCATCCAGGCCTTCCACACATTCCCCGACGACAACGCCATCGTCAAAACGGAATCGTACTTCCAACTGCCGTAA
- a CDS encoding CPBP family intramembrane glutamic endopeptidase encodes MSDAETAPPSPGYFAESARPLMSLAFVVPMLVIYEVGVFALGPQAIRNGVDVWLRELLIVLGFGQYFLLPLLTCGCLLAWHHLKEQPWKISPGVLPLMLLESAALGLILLGLAHWQAAMLKAEIAAESGSILPSETVRQMIAYFGAGIYEELLFRLMLIPVLWQAATWFGAPKMAATAIAIVGSSLIFSAAHYDFFTSAGEAFQWYSFLFRCSAGLIFGVLFSFRGFGIAAGTHALYDVFVALA; translated from the coding sequence ATGTCCGACGCCGAAACCGCACCACCCTCGCCCGGCTACTTCGCCGAATCGGCCAGGCCGCTGATGAGCCTGGCCTTCGTCGTGCCGATGCTGGTGATCTACGAGGTGGGGGTCTTCGCCCTGGGCCCGCAGGCGATCCGCAACGGCGTCGACGTCTGGCTGCGCGAACTGCTGATCGTGCTCGGCTTCGGCCAATATTTCCTGCTGCCGCTGCTGACGTGCGGCTGTCTGCTGGCCTGGCATCACCTGAAAGAGCAGCCCTGGAAAATCTCGCCGGGCGTGCTGCCGCTGATGTTGCTCGAATCGGCGGCGCTCGGTTTGATCTTGCTCGGCCTGGCCCATTGGCAAGCGGCGATGCTGAAGGCGGAGATCGCCGCGGAGAGCGGCTCGATTTTGCCCAGCGAAACTGTCCGCCAAATGATTGCGTATTTTGGCGCAGGAATCTATGAAGAACTGTTGTTCCGCTTGATGCTGATTCCGGTATTGTGGCAAGCCGCCACTTGGTTTGGCGCACCCAAGATGGCGGCGACCGCGATTGCGATTGTTGGCTCGAGCCTGATTTTTTCGGCCGCCCACTACGACTTTTTTACGTCCGCTGGCGAAGCGTTTCAGTGGTATAGTTTCCTGTTTCGCTGTTCGGCGGGACTTATCTTTGGCGTTCTGTTCAGCTTTCGCGGTTTTGGGATTGCCGCCGGCACGCACGCGCTTTACGACGTTTTCGTGGCGCTCGCCTAG
- a CDS encoding endonuclease III domain-containing protein produces MSITLLDVYDRLLAHYGPQAWWPGDSRLEIMVGAILTQNTSWRNVEKAILNLKEEGLFDPFKLQETPQEGLAEIIRPAGYYRLKAKRLQNLMRYVVETHHGDLDAMFACSLSALREDLLALNGIGPETADAILLYAGELPTFVVDTYTARVLKRHGWIEQEADYHQIQDLLVSELPQEVPLYNEYHALLVRVGNAHCRKTPKCDTCPLCELLPPGGIEEGF; encoded by the coding sequence ATGTCGATAACTTTGTTGGACGTCTACGACCGGCTGCTCGCCCACTATGGCCCTCAAGCGTGGTGGCCGGGGGATTCTCGGCTGGAAATCATGGTCGGCGCCATTTTGACGCAAAACACGTCGTGGAGAAACGTCGAGAAGGCGATTTTGAATTTGAAAGAGGAGGGGCTGTTTGACCCCTTCAAGCTGCAAGAGACGCCCCAAGAGGGGCTGGCCGAGATCATTCGCCCGGCCGGCTATTATCGCCTGAAGGCGAAGCGGCTGCAGAACCTGATGCGGTATGTCGTAGAGACGCATCACGGCGATCTCGACGCGATGTTTGCGTGCAGTCTCTCTGCGCTACGAGAAGACCTGCTGGCGCTCAACGGCATCGGTCCCGAGACGGCTGACGCAATTCTGCTGTACGCCGGAGAGCTGCCGACCTTCGTAGTTGATACCTACACCGCGCGCGTGCTAAAGCGACATGGCTGGATCGAACAAGAGGCGGACTATCACCAGATCCAGGACTTGCTGGTCAGCGAGTTGCCGCAAGAGGTACCGCTTTACAACGAATATCACGCGCTTCTCGTCCGCGTCGGCAACGCCCATTGCCGGAAGACGCCCAAGTGCGACACTTGCCCGCTGTGCGAGCTATTGCCGCCGGGCGGGATTGAAGAAGGGTTTTGA
- the lpxB gene encoding lipid-A-disaccharide synthase, translated as MKIFFSVGEPSGDLHGANLIRAMQARRGDLEFVGYGGPKMADAGCQLHADLTKLAIMWFLRVFLNLHRFIGLMLQANRYFRESRPDAVVLIDYPGFNWWIAARAKAHGIPVFYYGTPQLWAWGGWRVKKMRRFVDHVLCKLPFEEAWYRERDCNATFVGHPYFDQLRQHRMHDGFLADQREKKGKLVAILPGSRSQEVAANLPPFLETAKKIAEQVPDVRFAVAAYNENQAAFAFEQIIASGLDIEVQVDRTPELIQSAHCCLACSGSVSLELLYHEKPTVIHYKISPFALWVQSFFRKVRYITLVNILSTDKPFYDDEYYTYDPDALGAEQVLFPEYLTCEDRTGDMATRIVNWLQDDDAHATRIRQLHQLREKVAGGGASVRGADYILNKLAGENAAETKRAA; from the coding sequence ATGAAGATCTTTTTCAGCGTCGGCGAGCCAAGCGGCGACTTACATGGAGCGAACCTGATTCGCGCCATGCAAGCGCGGCGCGGCGACTTGGAGTTTGTCGGATACGGCGGCCCCAAGATGGCCGACGCAGGCTGCCAATTGCACGCCGATCTGACCAAACTGGCGATCATGTGGTTCCTGCGGGTCTTTTTGAACCTGCATCGCTTCATCGGCTTGATGCTGCAAGCGAATCGCTATTTCCGCGAATCGCGTCCTGACGCCGTCGTGTTGATCGACTATCCCGGCTTCAATTGGTGGATCGCCGCCCGGGCCAAAGCGCATGGCATTCCGGTCTTCTACTATGGCACGCCGCAGCTGTGGGCCTGGGGCGGATGGCGGGTGAAGAAGATGCGCCGCTTCGTCGACCATGTGCTGTGCAAGCTGCCGTTTGAAGAAGCGTGGTACCGCGAGCGCGATTGCAACGCCACCTTCGTCGGACATCCCTACTTCGACCAACTGCGTCAGCACCGCATGCATGACGGCTTTCTGGCCGATCAACGAGAAAAGAAAGGGAAGCTGGTCGCGATCTTGCCCGGCTCACGCTCGCAGGAAGTCGCCGCCAACCTGCCACCCTTTTTGGAAACCGCCAAAAAGATCGCCGAGCAAGTTCCCGACGTCCGCTTCGCCGTCGCCGCCTACAACGAAAACCAGGCCGCCTTCGCGTTCGAGCAGATCATCGCCTCGGGACTCGATATCGAAGTCCAGGTCGATCGCACGCCAGAGCTGATCCAATCGGCCCACTGTTGCCTGGCTTGCAGCGGCAGCGTTTCGCTGGAACTTCTGTACCACGAAAAGCCGACCGTCATTCACTACAAGATCAGCCCGTTCGCCCTGTGGGTGCAAAGCTTCTTCCGCAAGGTGCGGTACATCACGCTGGTCAACATCTTGTCGACCGACAAGCCGTTTTACGACGACGAGTATTACACCTACGATCCCGACGCCCTTGGCGCCGAGCAGGTTCTCTTTCCCGAGTACCTGACCTGCGAAGATCGCACCGGCGATATGGCGACGCGCATCGTCAACTGGCTGCAAGATGATGACGCGCACGCCACCCGAATCCGCCAATTGCACCAGCTACGCGAGAAAGTCGCCGGCGGCGGAGCATCCGTCCGCGGAGCGGACTACATCCTGAATAAGCTTGCCGGCGAGAACGCCGCGGAAACCAAACGTGCGGCGTAG
- a CDS encoding glycosyltransferase family 2 protein: MPEISVIISQRNSGGALVEQMPALLDQLDALDKTFEIIVVDDASRPSTVETIENLCRQLPPLRAIRLERRVGLSGAIVAGIRVSEGEKLVFTTAGLEYPPHQIKTLLEAQSRGDLVIGRRPSNNSARWLNRIARTPRRMLLGMDVRDPGSQFWAARREALIHTPLPRGSYYYLAAFVAMRGYRVVEAPIEYDALAAPDEPLHDGWPSPLNLACAWWLCRRWQEPSYAELQRTENLLPELRVAFFDDMREPKRAG, encoded by the coding sequence ATGCCCGAAATTTCGGTCATCATCTCCCAACGCAACTCCGGCGGTGCGTTGGTCGAACAGATGCCGGCTTTGCTCGACCAGCTCGATGCGCTCGACAAAACGTTCGAGATCATCGTGGTGGACGACGCTTCGCGCCCTTCGACGGTCGAAACGATCGAAAACCTATGCCGCCAACTGCCGCCGCTGCGAGCAATTCGGCTGGAACGCCGAGTTGGGCTCTCCGGCGCTATCGTGGCCGGCATTCGCGTGTCGGAAGGAGAAAAGCTGGTCTTTACGACGGCCGGCCTGGAGTATCCTCCCCACCAAATCAAAACACTGCTGGAAGCCCAGTCGCGGGGAGACCTGGTGATTGGACGGCGTCCTTCCAACAATTCGGCTCGCTGGCTAAATCGCATCGCGCGAACGCCGCGGCGGATGCTGTTGGGCATGGACGTCCGCGATCCCGGATCGCAGTTTTGGGCGGCTCGCCGCGAGGCGTTGATTCATACGCCTTTGCCGCGCGGGTCGTACTACTATTTGGCCGCCTTCGTCGCCATGCGCGGTTACCGCGTCGTCGAGGCGCCGATCGAGTACGATGCCCTGGCGGCGCCCGACGAGCCGCTACATGACGGCTGGCCCTCTCCGCTGAACCTGGCTTGCGCCTGGTGGTTGTGCCGGCGTTGGCAAGAGCCGAGCTATGCGGAACTGCAGCGGACCGAGAACCTTTTACCAGAATTACGGGTCGCTTTTTTTGACGACATGCGCGAACCGAAACGCGCAGGCTGA